One Cytobacillus sp. IB215665 genomic window carries:
- a CDS encoding YjcG family protein encodes MKYGIVLFPSKQLQDKANSYRKRYDPNYSLIPPHITLKASFESDDNDMKEMVEQLKDITEKVQPFNLHVYKFSSFSPVNNVIYLKVDPTPELLNLHDMLHSGLFADEPEYAFVPHITIGQKLSNDEHSDVFGRLKMTNVNFEEKIDRFHLLYQLDNGQWTVYETFQFGKDC; translated from the coding sequence ATGAAATACGGAATTGTATTATTCCCTTCAAAACAACTTCAGGATAAAGCGAACTCATACCGAAAGAGATATGACCCTAATTATTCACTTATTCCGCCACACATTACACTTAAAGCGTCATTTGAATCAGATGATAACGATATGAAAGAGATGGTTGAACAATTAAAGGATATAACTGAAAAAGTTCAGCCGTTTAATCTACACGTGTATAAATTTAGCTCGTTTTCACCTGTCAATAACGTCATTTATTTAAAGGTTGACCCTACACCCGAATTATTAAACCTACATGATATGCTTCATTCTGGCTTATTTGCAGACGAACCTGAATATGCATTTGTACCTCATATTACGATAGGACAAAAACTATCGAATGATGAACATTCTGACGTTTTTGGTAGATTAAAAATGACAAATGTAAATTTCGAAGAAAAAATTGACCGTTTCCATTTATTATATCAATTAGACAATGGACAATGGACTGTTTATGAAACATTTCAGTTTGGAAAGGATTGTTAA
- a CDS encoding MBL fold metallo-hydrolase: protein MKLCNIQHDCYYFHAAVNIGYVKAGDQGLLIDAGLDKSTIKKVIKELDKEQLPLTHLFITHAHADHFGGAAHLQKTKDVFTMAPPIEEAILRYPILEPIYLFQGNHPLPEMRNKFLEGEAIRVDQVLNEGNHEIGAFTFECISFPGHSENQMGIKINEILYCGDAYFSLEQLQKHKIPYIVDCQHTINTLEKCLTIDCYGVVPGHGEFETAYQRTIRGNIVYHHQILDWMSDYFKLKEAGVSHEELVRDACEAWEISLPFVSSWMLYRTAITAYATKLVKDDLVELSIKDFALSFNWKS, encoded by the coding sequence ATGAAGTTATGCAATATTCAACACGATTGTTATTATTTTCATGCTGCGGTCAATATTGGTTATGTTAAAGCAGGTGACCAAGGCTTGTTAATTGACGCAGGTCTAGATAAGAGTACAATAAAAAAAGTAATTAAAGAGCTTGATAAAGAACAGTTACCACTTACTCACTTATTTATTACACATGCACATGCAGACCACTTTGGAGGTGCTGCGCATTTACAAAAAACAAAAGATGTATTTACGATGGCTCCTCCAATTGAGGAGGCGATTTTACGGTATCCTATTTTAGAGCCAATATATTTATTTCAAGGAAACCATCCTTTACCGGAAATGAGAAATAAGTTCTTGGAAGGTGAAGCTATTAGAGTTGACCAAGTACTAAATGAAGGTAACCATGAAATAGGTGCTTTTACGTTTGAATGTATCTCATTTCCAGGACATAGTGAAAATCAAATGGGTATAAAAATCAATGAAATTTTATATTGTGGTGATGCTTATTTTAGTTTAGAGCAGCTTCAAAAACATAAAATTCCTTATATTGTAGATTGCCAACATACAATAAATACATTAGAGAAGTGTTTGACAATCGATTGTTACGGGGTAGTACCTGGACACGGCGAGTTTGAAACTGCTTATCAACGGACTATTAGAGGCAATATCGTATACCACCATCAAATATTAGATTGGATGAGTGACTACTTCAAGTTGAAAGAAGCCGGTGTTAGTCATGAAGAATTAGTTAGAGATGCATGTGAGGCCTGGGAGATTTCTTTGCCATTCGTATCATCGTGGATGCTGTATCGTACAGCGATAACCGCGTACGCTACTAAGCTAGTAAAGGACGACTTAGTAGAGTTATCTATAAAAGATTTTGCGCTATCATTTAACTGGAAAAGCTAG
- a CDS encoding sulfatase-like hydrolase/transferase, translating to MDHKLTTSSDRKNAQKDKPNFLILMVDQERFPSIYENEELKLWRKENIIAQELLRENGFEFNNHYAGSTACSPSRATLYTGQYPSLHGVTQTSGVAKTAFDPDLFWLDPNSVPTMGDYFRAAGYRTFWKGKWHASDEDILIPGTKDAFPSYTLTGIPDEEKVRKYLGADQLDKFGFSGWVGPEPHGSAPRNSGCSAAIGVSGRDVVYSAEVVALIQSLELQEENDAPWLIMSSFVNPHDIALFGIVTELSALYNFKVDPSVPFIPPAPTAKESLSTKPIAQESYRVTYQQALQPLRDTLFYRQLYYSLQKEADQEMLKVFQALQKSNFYDNTIVIFLSDHGELLGAHGGLFQKWYNTYEESIHVPMIIHSPMLFSGRQSTDRITSHVDVLPTMLGLAGINPMEIQEKLMPDHTEVHPLVGRDLTPLLKGRKDFYRDDEPIYFMSDDDVTRGLNQVTLSGEPYESVVQPNHIEAIITMLPTGMDKKRERWKLSRYYDNPQFWSDPGCEDNTTVQSSAINTTSNEQCYLCLTKTKYNPVPDQFELYNLTNDPLEEKNLANPAFETPESIIVQNLLISALEEQCSQKRLSPSSGVVHGMPSCNCKGSS from the coding sequence GTGGATCACAAGTTGACAACAAGTTCAGACCGCAAAAATGCCCAAAAAGATAAGCCAAACTTTCTTATTTTAATGGTTGACCAAGAAAGATTTCCATCAATTTATGAAAATGAAGAACTCAAGTTATGGAGGAAAGAAAATATTATTGCACAAGAGCTTTTACGTGAAAATGGATTTGAATTTAACAATCATTATGCTGGGAGTACAGCTTGCTCACCAAGTCGTGCGACATTGTATACTGGGCAATACCCTTCCCTACATGGGGTAACACAAACGAGCGGTGTAGCTAAAACCGCGTTTGACCCAGATTTATTTTGGTTAGACCCAAACAGTGTTCCAACGATGGGTGACTATTTTCGAGCTGCTGGGTATCGTACTTTTTGGAAAGGAAAGTGGCATGCTTCTGATGAAGATATTCTCATTCCTGGTACGAAAGATGCTTTCCCAAGCTATACATTGACAGGAATACCTGATGAAGAGAAGGTTCGCAAGTACTTGGGAGCTGATCAATTGGATAAGTTTGGGTTCTCCGGCTGGGTAGGTCCTGAGCCTCATGGTTCAGCTCCTCGAAATTCAGGATGTTCAGCAGCAATTGGCGTCAGTGGGCGAGATGTTGTTTATTCTGCAGAAGTTGTTGCATTGATTCAGTCTCTCGAATTACAAGAAGAAAATGATGCACCATGGTTGATAATGAGCTCATTTGTAAATCCTCATGATATCGCATTATTCGGAATCGTTACAGAATTAAGTGCACTGTATAATTTTAAAGTAGACCCTTCTGTTCCTTTCATCCCTCCTGCTCCAACTGCAAAGGAATCATTATCTACAAAACCCATTGCACAAGAGAGCTATCGAGTTACTTATCAGCAAGCATTGCAACCTCTAAGAGACACACTCTTTTATCGCCAGTTGTATTATTCTTTACAAAAAGAAGCCGATCAAGAAATGTTGAAAGTATTTCAAGCACTTCAGAAATCTAATTTTTATGATAATACAATTGTCATTTTCTTGTCTGACCATGGAGAATTATTAGGTGCACACGGTGGATTATTTCAAAAGTGGTATAACACATACGAAGAGTCGATTCATGTCCCTATGATCATCCACAGTCCTATGCTGTTCTCTGGTCGACAAAGTACAGACAGGATAACGAGTCACGTTGATGTTCTACCAACTATGCTAGGCTTAGCTGGTATTAATCCAATGGAAATACAAGAGAAGCTGATGCCAGATCATACTGAAGTACACCCTCTAGTTGGTCGTGACCTTACCCCCTTGTTAAAAGGAAGAAAGGATTTTTACCGTGACGATGAACCGATTTATTTTATGAGTGATGATGATGTGACAAGGGGATTGAATCAAGTCACATTATCAGGAGAGCCGTATGAATCAGTCGTCCAGCCAAATCATATTGAAGCGATTATTACGATGTTACCTACTGGTATGGATAAAAAAAGAGAAAGATGGAAGCTTAGTCGTTATTATGATAATCCACAATTTTGGAGTGATCCTGGGTGTGAGGACAACACAACTGTCCAGAGCTCTGCGATTAATACAACATCAAATGAGCAATGCTACCTTTGCTTAACGAAAACAAAGTATAATCCAGTTCCAGATCAATTTGAACTATACAACCTTACTAATGATCCGTTAGAAGAAAAAAACCTAGCTAACCCTGCCTTCGAAACCCCAGAATCAATAATAGTCCAGAACCTTCTTATTTCAGCTCTTGAAGAGCAATGTAGCCAAAAGAGACTATCACCATCAAGTGGAGTTGTACATGGAATGCCGTCTTGTAATTGCAAAGGCTCTTCATAG
- a CDS encoding stage VI sporulation protein F codes for MDNNLFKNIEKKTGVKMKDVFELANSVQHANFQDEKQVRQIVKRVAELARRDVPKELEDKIVSSIINDGKKIDFGTIANMLNKK; via the coding sequence ATGGATAATAATTTATTTAAAAATATTGAGAAGAAAACAGGAGTCAAAATGAAGGATGTTTTCGAATTAGCCAATTCAGTACAACATGCAAACTTCCAAGACGAAAAACAAGTTAGGCAAATTGTGAAAAGAGTAGCTGAGTTAGCTAGACGTGACGTTCCAAAAGAACTTGAGGACAAAATCGTCAGTTCTATTATTAATGATGGGAAAAAGATTGATTTTGGAACGATTGCAAATATGTTAAACAAAAAGTGA
- a CDS encoding esterase family protein codes for MNGMKGKIKEVTLMSEALNEEVQILIYEPVNFSPLYKYHVLIAQDGQDYLNLGKIARLADHLLSKKQIDNTIIVAIPYKDVNDRKEKYHPNGEKHQQYIRFLADELTPYIDKEYPTFNMGMGRILLGDSLGGTVSLLAALTYPHTFGKIIMQSPYVNNHVIDKVKDFKLPHQLELYHVIGKQETEVKTTDGQIKDFIKPNRELHDVMKKKSYPIFYNEFDGDHTWTYWQPDLSRALKMMLSM; via the coding sequence ATGAACGGTATGAAAGGTAAAATTAAAGAAGTGACTTTAATGAGTGAAGCCCTTAATGAAGAAGTACAAATTCTCATATATGAACCTGTGAATTTTTCACCACTGTATAAGTATCACGTATTAATCGCACAGGATGGCCAGGATTACTTAAATCTAGGGAAAATTGCCAGATTGGCAGATCATCTACTCTCTAAAAAACAAATAGATAACACTATTATAGTAGCTATACCTTATAAAGATGTGAACGACCGAAAAGAAAAGTATCATCCAAATGGAGAAAAACACCAGCAATATATACGCTTTCTAGCAGATGAGTTAACACCATATATCGATAAAGAATATCCAACATTCAATATGGGTATGGGGCGTATACTTTTAGGTGATTCATTAGGTGGAACTGTATCTTTGTTAGCTGCACTAACATATCCACATACATTTGGAAAAATCATTATGCAATCCCCATATGTGAACAACCATGTAATTGATAAGGTAAAAGATTTCAAACTTCCTCATCAATTGGAGCTTTATCACGTAATTGGAAAACAAGAAACAGAAGTAAAGACAACCGATGGACAAATAAAGGATTTTATAAAACCGAACAGAGAATTACATGACGTAATGAAGAAAAAATCCTATCCGATTTTTTATAATGAATTTGATGGCGACCATACGTGGACTTATTGGCAACCTGATCTTAGTCGCGCGCTTAAAATGATGCTGTCTATGTAA
- a CDS encoding ATP-dependent helicase, which yields MDCAIHHDCLIELDSQHRENLQRLYENSLRGEITCKDCGAEVRLYLGMSKQPHFYHKKTPCQNAKTLSVHQPKEREAENTINYVEQNGFRIPKSRTISSTVLEKQMIWQPAKTVKTTQIFKYETTKEYVKYATNIQLDSLQWDAVKHTEGPLLILAGAGSGKTRVLTTRTLYMIKDKKVDPASMILVTFTTKAAKEMKQRLLSYGISSSTISRMVIGTFHSIFYKILLHHTPEQWQSDKLIKWEWQREQLVKQAGMEISLDEKQFAYDEALQKISYWKNTLLEPMDIKPTDEWEEKLGFLYLRYEQLKQERSLFDFDDMLVGCLRLFQNNDQLLKKYQQRFHYFLIDEFQDINKVQYKIIQLLSNHTKNLCVVGDDDQSIYAFRGSDPSFILHFSTDYPNCKTVILAENYRSTHHIVQSANKVISENSIRHQKNMISQINNQHVPTVFYPYDEEEEATMIVTDLKEKIANGAEPNDFAIFYRTHSASRALFERLTQSSLPFTIEQDSESFYQRRTVKSLVAHLRLSLDPNNSNAIRDILTAQFLKQSIYQDLKAITILEDCSFVDGLAFLQNVQPFQKRKLQKIVPLFTTLASLQPIKAIEKIEQEMGFAEFVKKRGNEGNAIERGSDDVRDLKVVAKKFENLTQFVEHIDHMIAMNKEMKELSKQYNNSITLSTIHRAKGLEYKNVYVLGAVDGSLPHDYALESFRNGDIRILEEERRLLYVAMTRAQDSLYLSIPHMRRGKKAKRSRFLASIIR from the coding sequence ATGGACTGTGCAATACATCATGATTGCCTTATTGAACTAGATTCTCAACATAGAGAAAATCTCCAGCGCCTCTATGAAAACAGTCTTCGAGGAGAAATTACTTGTAAAGATTGTGGGGCAGAAGTCCGATTATATCTAGGTATGTCAAAACAACCACATTTTTATCACAAAAAAACACCCTGTCAAAACGCTAAGACGTTATCAGTTCATCAACCAAAAGAAAGGGAAGCTGAGAACACTATTAATTATGTTGAACAAAATGGATTTCGAATACCAAAATCACGTACTATTTCATCAACCGTCTTGGAAAAGCAAATGATATGGCAGCCTGCAAAAACCGTAAAAACAACCCAAATATTTAAATATGAAACAACAAAAGAGTACGTTAAATACGCAACCAACATTCAGCTAGATTCATTACAATGGGATGCGGTAAAGCATACAGAAGGTCCACTTCTTATTCTTGCTGGTGCTGGGAGTGGAAAGACTCGTGTTTTAACTACAAGAACACTCTATATGATTAAAGATAAAAAAGTAGATCCAGCTAGCATGATACTCGTTACATTTACAACTAAAGCGGCAAAAGAAATGAAACAACGCCTACTTTCTTATGGGATATCATCATCAACGATCAGTCGCATGGTAATAGGAACTTTCCATAGTATTTTTTACAAAATACTTCTACACCACACCCCTGAGCAATGGCAAAGTGACAAACTTATCAAATGGGAATGGCAAAGAGAACAGCTTGTTAAACAAGCAGGAATGGAAATCAGTTTAGATGAAAAGCAGTTTGCTTACGACGAAGCACTTCAAAAAATTAGTTATTGGAAAAACACATTGTTGGAACCGATGGATATAAAACCGACAGACGAATGGGAAGAAAAGCTAGGATTTTTATATTTACGCTACGAACAATTGAAACAAGAAAGATCTTTATTCGACTTTGACGATATGCTTGTTGGTTGCTTACGGCTTTTCCAAAATAATGATCAACTGTTAAAAAAGTATCAGCAACGCTTCCACTATTTTTTAATTGATGAATTTCAAGATATTAATAAAGTCCAGTACAAGATCATTCAATTGCTCTCAAATCATACAAAAAACCTTTGTGTAGTTGGGGATGATGATCAATCAATTTATGCCTTTCGAGGAAGTGATCCATCATTTATTTTACATTTCTCTACAGATTATCCTAACTGCAAAACAGTTATATTAGCAGAAAACTATCGTTCTACACATCATATTGTCCAAAGTGCAAATAAAGTTATATCAGAGAATAGTATTCGTCATCAAAAAAATATGATATCACAAATTAATAACCAACATGTTCCAACTGTTTTTTATCCGTATGATGAAGAAGAGGAAGCTACAATGATTGTCACTGATTTAAAAGAAAAAATCGCAAATGGTGCAGAGCCAAATGACTTTGCGATCTTTTATCGAACACACTCCGCTTCTAGAGCCCTATTTGAGAGGTTGACACAGTCTAGCTTACCTTTCACTATTGAACAGGATAGTGAATCTTTTTACCAAAGGAGAACTGTTAAAAGCTTGGTTGCACATTTACGCTTAAGTTTAGACCCAAATAATAGCAATGCTATTCGGGATATCTTAACAGCACAGTTTTTAAAGCAATCAATCTATCAAGATTTGAAAGCAATTACTATATTAGAAGATTGTTCATTTGTAGATGGCCTAGCATTTCTTCAAAATGTCCAACCTTTTCAAAAAAGAAAGTTACAAAAAATAGTACCTTTGTTTACAACTTTAGCTAGTCTACAACCAATCAAAGCTATAGAAAAAATCGAACAAGAGATGGGCTTTGCTGAATTTGTTAAAAAAAGAGGGAATGAAGGCAATGCCATTGAAAGAGGGTCAGATGATGTTCGTGACTTAAAGGTTGTTGCTAAGAAATTTGAAAATCTTACCCAGTTCGTTGAGCACATTGATCACATGATTGCAATGAATAAAGAAATGAAGGAGCTTAGTAAGCAGTATAACAACTCAATCACTTTATCAACAATCCATCGAGCAAAGGGGCTAGAGTATAAAAACGTATACGTGTTAGGAGCTGTGGACGGTAGCCTTCCACACGATTATGCATTAGAATCGTTTCGAAATGGAGATATTCGTATCCTTGAGGAAGAGCGACGCTTATTGTATGTTGCCATGACACGTGCGCAAGACTCTTTATACTTGTCTATACCTCATATGCGACGTGGTAAAAAAGCTAAGCGATCACGTTTCTTAGCTTCAATAATAAGATAA
- a CDS encoding Crp/Fnr family transcriptional regulator — protein sequence MDKLLFLSQISLLEELSNEELQVIDELSSMKPVKKGTIIIDPNLPIKALFLLKKGQVRLYRMNAQGKEFTLDILTDGNIFGETSTLSLIDDQVYAQAMTDTYLCVMGKSEFESFIEKNPKIALKFISILSARLKDIYEMSEKIALGDVKYRVLYLLLKLSEKSGKRKNEWQTIEMKLTHQDIATMVGSTRETTSTIISQLKKEGFLKKGIRSLAIHVDNVNKHIHSQY from the coding sequence ATGGATAAATTATTGTTCTTATCTCAAATTAGTTTGTTAGAAGAATTATCGAATGAAGAGTTGCAAGTAATTGATGAATTAAGTTCGATGAAGCCAGTCAAAAAAGGAACAATTATTATAGATCCTAATCTTCCGATAAAAGCTTTGTTTTTATTAAAAAAAGGACAAGTTCGCCTATATCGTATGAATGCACAAGGAAAAGAGTTTACATTAGATATTTTAACTGATGGAAATATTTTCGGAGAAACATCTACCCTCTCTCTTATAGACGATCAAGTATATGCACAAGCAATGACTGACACATATTTATGTGTGATGGGGAAATCAGAGTTTGAATCATTTATCGAGAAAAATCCAAAAATTGCCTTAAAATTTATTTCAATACTCTCTGCTCGGTTAAAAGATATTTACGAGATGAGTGAAAAAATAGCACTTGGCGATGTAAAATATCGTGTCTTATATTTATTACTGAAACTTAGTGAAAAATCCGGCAAAAGAAAAAACGAGTGGCAAACAATTGAAATGAAGCTTACGCACCAGGATATTGCTACAATGGTCGGATCAACCCGAGAGACGACAAGTACAATCATAAGCCAGCTTAAAAAGGAAGGGTTTCTTAAGAAAGGAATTCGCTCATTAGCAATTCATGTCGACAATGTAAATAAACACATTCATAGTCAGTACTGA
- a CDS encoding GNAT family N-acetyltransferase, translating to MKVKIATTNDEYNDALLVRRQVFIEEQQVSEVEEIDNLENEATHFVLYDHNQPIGAGRFRQLENTGKVERICVLSTSRKKGSGKMIMDKIEQYAIDQGINKLKLNSQTHAEQFYKKLGYETVSEVFMDAGIPHVTMVKQLT from the coding sequence TTGAAAGTAAAAATAGCTACTACTAACGATGAATATAACGATGCATTATTGGTCCGCAGACAGGTCTTTATCGAAGAACAACAAGTTTCTGAAGTAGAAGAAATAGACAACTTAGAAAATGAAGCAACACACTTTGTTTTGTATGATCATAATCAGCCAATTGGTGCGGGTCGCTTTCGCCAACTTGAAAACACGGGTAAAGTAGAGCGTATTTGTGTTCTTTCAACTAGCCGAAAAAAAGGTAGTGGGAAAATGATTATGGACAAAATTGAACAATATGCCATTGATCAAGGAATTAATAAATTAAAGTTAAATTCTCAAACCCACGCGGAACAATTTTATAAAAAACTTGGGTATGAAACAGTCTCTGAAGTTTTTATGGATGCAGGAATTCCTCACGTTACAATGGTCAAACAATTAACATAA
- the shc gene encoding squalene--hopene cyclase, with product MFSNEEIREEITTMVHDLHEIQYTDGTWRFCFEGPPLTDCYTIILLHCLGIVDESLTSKLANRLLSIQSENGTWKLYEDEQNGNLSATIQCYFALLCSKAVKKNDANMKKAERYIKSQGGLTKAHFTTKFILSVCGQYPWPTAFYIPMSILMLPKLSPLSVYSISNYARIHFIPMAICGNKRLSLRSNHTPDVSHLFTTPPSLFTQSWIRESRLSHEFLTQLKKLASYPLYIHDQGLKKAEKFLLDRIESNGTLYSYATSTVVMVFALLALGYTKDSPIIQKAIKGLKSLNCQFDDQVHIQNSPSTVWDTALLSYALQKAGVSADVSMIQHANEYLLSRQHKKYGDWAVHNPNAEPGGWGFSDINTIIPDIDDTTVALRAITSTAQTQHRFQVALSKGEKWLLSMQNNDGGWPSFEKNVDQKWLATLPIENANFTLRDSSTADLTGRTLEYLGNFAGYDKEQPQVKEAVNWLIHNQEENGSWYGKWGICYIYGTWAAVTGLRAVGIQTNHPCIRKAIRWLKNIQNNDGGWGESCRSAEVERFVPLQFSTPSQTAWALDALLTSDSKMERSIQTGIQFLITNNYSSTQLTYPTGTGLPGQFYTQYHSYNTIFPLIALSNYILTEN from the coding sequence TTGTTTTCAAACGAAGAAATTCGTGAAGAAATTACAACTATGGTGCATGACCTCCATGAAATACAATATACAGATGGGACTTGGCGATTTTGCTTTGAAGGTCCTCCATTAACGGATTGTTATACTATTATTTTGTTACACTGCCTTGGTATAGTTGATGAATCATTAACATCAAAACTTGCAAATCGATTATTGAGTATACAAAGTGAAAATGGTACTTGGAAGCTGTATGAAGATGAGCAAAATGGAAATTTATCAGCGACCATTCAATGTTACTTCGCCTTATTATGCTCAAAAGCTGTGAAAAAAAATGATGCAAATATGAAGAAAGCAGAACGATACATTAAATCACAAGGTGGGTTGACTAAGGCTCATTTTACAACTAAGTTTATTCTCTCTGTATGTGGCCAATATCCTTGGCCTACAGCATTTTATATTCCTATGTCAATATTAATGCTTCCAAAACTTTCGCCACTTAGCGTTTATTCAATTAGTAATTATGCCCGTATTCATTTTATTCCTATGGCTATTTGTGGAAACAAACGCCTTTCACTTCGCTCTAATCATACACCAGATGTAAGTCATCTATTCACCACGCCTCCTTCTTTATTCACACAAAGTTGGATTAGAGAAAGTAGACTATCACATGAGTTCTTAACACAGCTTAAAAAACTTGCTAGCTATCCGCTATATATCCATGATCAAGGATTAAAAAAAGCTGAAAAGTTTTTACTAGACAGAATTGAAAGTAATGGAACTTTGTACAGTTATGCTACCTCAACTGTCGTCATGGTTTTTGCACTATTAGCATTGGGATACACGAAAGATTCACCGATTATCCAAAAAGCAATTAAAGGGTTGAAATCTCTCAACTGCCAATTTGACGACCAAGTTCATATTCAAAACTCACCCTCAACTGTATGGGATACAGCCTTATTAAGTTATGCGCTCCAAAAAGCAGGAGTTAGTGCAGATGTTTCAATGATACAACATGCTAATGAATACCTACTGTCCCGTCAGCATAAAAAATATGGAGACTGGGCAGTACACAATCCTAATGCAGAACCAGGTGGATGGGGTTTCTCAGATATTAACACGATTATTCCAGATATTGATGATACAACCGTAGCACTAAGAGCTATCACATCAACTGCTCAAACACAACATCGTTTTCAAGTCGCATTATCGAAAGGGGAGAAGTGGCTTCTGTCTATGCAAAATAATGATGGTGGTTGGCCATCATTTGAAAAAAACGTTGACCAAAAATGGTTAGCTACGTTACCAATCGAAAACGCTAATTTTACATTGCGTGACTCATCAACAGCTGATTTAACAGGACGTACACTTGAATATCTTGGAAACTTCGCAGGCTATGACAAAGAACAGCCACAAGTAAAAGAAGCTGTGAATTGGTTAATTCACAACCAAGAAGAGAATGGCTCTTGGTATGGGAAATGGGGTATTTGTTACATTTATGGAACATGGGCTGCTGTTACAGGTTTGAGGGCAGTTGGTATCCAAACAAATCACCCTTGTATACGTAAGGCAATTCGTTGGCTGAAAAATATTCAAAATAATGATGGTGGATGGGGAGAGTCTTGTCGCAGCGCTGAAGTCGAACGTTTCGTACCTTTGCAATTTAGTACACCTTCTCAAACTGCATGGGCTTTAGATGCATTGCTTACTTCTGATTCAAAAATGGAAAGGTCGATTCAAACTGGAATACAATTTTTAATTACAAATAACTATTCTTCTACGCAACTCACCTACCCTACTGGCACCGGATTACCTGGTCAATTTTACACACAATACCATAGCTACAATACAATTTTCCCACTAATAGCACTGTCAAATTATATATTGACAGAAAATTGA
- a CDS encoding DUF421 domain-containing protein has protein sequence MDYYHITIEIFFGFIALFLVTKMLGKSQITQITTFDFISALVLGELVGNALFDENTGLGQIIYSVAIWGLLIYTMEMITQKWKRTRAFLEGKPSIVINKGQINYNELKKNKLDINQLQHLLRTKDAFSIREVEYALLETDGTVNVLKKSKYAAPTRDDMNLSKENVVLSNTLISDGEVLWENLEEVGFDTKWLQGQIQVHGATKFSEILYAEWREGEGLHVQKY, from the coding sequence ATGGATTATTATCATATAACAATCGAGATTTTTTTTGGCTTTATTGCGTTATTTTTGGTCACAAAAATGTTAGGGAAATCACAAATCACACAAATTACTACTTTTGATTTCATATCTGCACTTGTACTCGGCGAGTTAGTCGGAAACGCATTATTCGATGAAAATACAGGGTTAGGGCAAATAATTTATTCGGTTGCGATTTGGGGATTATTAATTTACACGATGGAAATGATAACTCAAAAATGGAAGAGAACGAGAGCTTTTCTTGAAGGTAAACCATCAATTGTTATTAACAAGGGACAAATTAATTATAATGAATTGAAGAAAAACAAACTTGATATTAATCAATTACAACACCTTCTACGAACAAAGGATGCATTCTCTATTCGGGAAGTTGAATACGCATTACTAGAAACAGATGGAACTGTTAACGTTCTTAAAAAATCCAAATATGCTGCTCCAACACGTGATGATATGAATTTATCTAAAGAAAATGTTGTACTATCAAATACTCTAATTAGTGATGGGGAAGTACTCTGGGAAAATTTAGAGGAAGTTGGCTTCGATACAAAGTGGCTTCAAGGGCAAATTCAAGTTCACGGTGCAACAAAGTTTTCAGAAATACTTTACGCAGAATGGAGAGAAGGAGAGGGATTACACGTCCAGAAGTATTAA
- a CDS encoding HD domain-containing protein: MREVTLTDLFSHPIAQKYLNRSGVAHAISTSYHAFHLAIQYKVDVDLATKAALLHDIGHYEWYQNGKWDFEQYRQNDIHAIKGAERAHKLLIRLGEKPTNAKQIALAVLLHTDSYLPEGKLNTDDLQQVVKLADEADEEPNGEHHYRTIEKKLALKKINNLDSLIDRYLQNTTSFKEAN; this comes from the coding sequence ATGAGAGAAGTGACCTTAACAGACCTATTTTCACATCCGATTGCACAAAAATACCTCAATCGTTCTGGAGTCGCTCATGCAATTTCCACCTCCTACCATGCCTTTCATTTAGCAATACAGTATAAAGTTGATGTAGATTTAGCTACAAAAGCAGCACTCTTACATGATATCGGCCATTATGAGTGGTATCAAAACGGCAAATGGGACTTTGAGCAATATCGTCAAAATGATATACATGCGATCAAAGGAGCCGAACGTGCACATAAACTATTAATCCGATTAGGAGAAAAACCTACGAATGCGAAGCAAATTGCATTAGCAGTGTTGCTACACACAGATTCTTACCTTCCTGAAGGCAAGCTAAATACAGATGACTTACAACAGGTTGTAAAATTAGCTGATGAGGCTGACGAAGAACCAAATGGTGAACACCACTATCGAACAATTGAGAAAAAGCTGGCGCTAAAAAAAATCAATAACTTAGATTCACTCATTGATCGCTATTTACAAAATACAACCAGCTTTAAAGAAGCCAATTAA